TGACGTCCGCATCGGCGGTGGGAACCTCTACAACAGCAACGTGAACAGGTGAGAGGGGGCTGAGCCCCGGCCCTCGCGCCTCTCAGGGCTTCGCGTCGCGCAACCACCAGACGGAGTAGGTGTGCACGCGTCGCCCGCGGAAGTCGGCGGGCAGCTCCACCGGACCCTCCACCGAGGAGAAGCGCGCGGTCAGCTCCTCGGGAGGTGTCTCCCCATTGGAGACCCACAGCGCATCCCGCCCAGGGGACACCCCGGGCTCCGCCCAGAGGTCGTACTGGCTGCGGCGGGCCTGGCCCGCGGTGTCCGTGGTGAACCGCGAGTAGTAGGCCACCTCGGAGGCGAGCTGGTAGCTGGGCGCGTACGCCACGGCCACCTCGTCGCGCTTGAGCCCGGGGAAGAGCTTCGAGGGCTCGCCGAGCCGGGACAGCTCCGCCCAGCCGTGGGTGCGCATCAGGATGACGTCGCGCTCGAAGCGCAGCACCGGGAAGAGGATGTGCGAGGTCACCGCGAGCACCACGGCCACGTTGGCCAGGGCCGCCGCGCGGAACCACCCGGGGCGCATGCCGGCGACTCCCACGCACGCGGAGAGGTATGCGGCGGCCGGCCAGTTGGCCTCGCCCCGGGTGCGGATGGCCGCGTAGCCGAACAGGAGCAGGGGCGCCGCCGCCGCCGCGCGCAGGAGGAACTGCTCCCGGGGGCCTCGCAGGACGTACACCGCCGTGAGCGGGAACAGCACCGCGCCCCCGAGCGCCAGCTGGCCCGCGAGGAACTCGCCGAAGGTGCGCCACCCGCCCGTGCCCCCGAGGCCGTG
This is a stretch of genomic DNA from Archangium violaceum. It encodes these proteins:
- a CDS encoding ArnT family glycosyltransferase, with translation MTFSLVLLAVSLGVRLVLGLGTDVYFDEAYYWQWAQHLDGGYYDHPPLVAWLIAVLGVRLTALLCGAGTVAAVWGFARDVYGQREAAWRAAALWSVVPAGILAGVWATPDTPLLLCWVLALWALYRERWVLAGLACGLALLSKYPGVLLAAAFVAACVRARRLPAGAWLTALLGVLLFLPVVLWNARNDWVGFAFQLKHGLGGTGGWRTFGEFLAGQLALGGAVLFPLTAVYVLRGPREQFLLRAAAAAPLLLFGYAAIRTRGEANWPAAAYLSACVGVAGMRPGWFRAAALANVAVVLAVTSHILFPVLRFERDVILMRTHGWAELSRLGEPSKLFPGLKRDEVAVAYAPSYQLASEVAYYSRFTTDTAGQARRSQYDLWAEPGVSPGRDALWVSNGETPPEELTARFSSVEGPVELPADFRGRRVHTYSVWWLRDAKP